GTCATCGACTGGCGCGACTACAACGCCGGGCGTGCACTGGCCGTGCTGCAGGCCAAGGGCCTGAGCACACGCGCAACGTTCCAGCCGTTCACCGCTTCCACCGCACAGGGCGAGGCCGGCTTCGCCGCCGGCAGCATCGTCATTCCGGTGGCTGGACAACCACTGCAGGGCACGGCGTTGCTGGATGCAGTGAGTGCTGCCGCACGCGATGCCGGCGTGCAGGTGCATGCGTTGTCCAGCGGCCGCAGCCGCGAGGGCATCGACCTCGGCAGCGATGGCGTCAAGGCGCTGCGCAAGCCTGCGGTGGCACTGGTGATGGGCGAGGGCGTGGCGGCCACCGAGATCGGCTCGGCCTGGTTCCTGCTTGACCAGCAGTTGCGCCTGCCGGCCAGCAAGCTGGATCCGCAGCAGTTGGGCAAGGTGTCGCTGGACCGTTACACCACGATCGTGCTGTCTGGCGGCAGCTATGCCGCCGTTGACGCATCGGCGGTGACTGCCTTGAAGCGCTGGGTACAGGCCGGTGGCTCGCTGGTGACCTACGGCAGTGCATCGAAGTGGGCGATCGAACAGAAGCTTGCCGACGGCGAAAAGCTTGGCAAGGAAGAAGAGGCTGCTGATGAGAGCCGCCGTGCGTTCGGCGACCAGCGCGACATCGCTGCGATCGAGCGGGTCAGTGGCAACATCCTCAGTGCCGATGTCGATACCAGCCATCCGTTGGCGTTCGGCGTGCCGCGCCGGCAGCTGGCGATCAACAAGGAGAACACGGTGACGCTGCAGCCGAGCGCGAATCCGTTCTCGACGGTGGTGCGCATCGACACGCCGCCGCGGGTGAACGGCTACCTGTCCGAGCGTAACCGCACGCGGGTGGCGGGTAGTGCGTGGCTGCTGGTGTCGGCGCAGGGGCAAGGCAACGTGGTGCTGTTTGCCGATGATCCGGCGCACCGCAAGTACTGGCACGGGACGGATCGGCTGCTGATCAACGCGATCTTCTTCGGGAATCTGGTGAATCCGAGTAAAGCGCGGGGTTGAGGCGTTTGGCGCCGAGTTGTTGTTGTGCTTGGGAGGCAGGGGGCCTCAGCCAGGACACGCCGTGAACCCATCCATGGGGGCTCGATGGCGCCATCCTTGGCGCCAACGGTCCTGGCTGAGGCCCCCTGCCTCCCATGACAGTTTCCTGCGGGCGCGGACGCATCAGACCCCAAGGCGGGAGCAAGGGCAAAAGCAAAAGCAAAGGCAAAGCCAGGAATTGCGGCTTCGGCTTCTGACTTTGAATTTGAATTTGATCTTTCTTCTCCCGGCTACCCGGCGGGAGAAGAAGGCGCAGGCAATGCTTGAAGCGGATGGGCATGGGGGCAGCGCAGAACCGTTGGCGCCATGGATGGCGCCATCGAGCTTACATGGACGTATTTACAGCGTGTTCTGCGCTGCCCCCATGCCCATTCGCCCTCGGTACTGCCACCGCGTGCTTTATCACCCGGTAGCCCGCAACAAAAAAAAGGACGGCGCGTCAGCGCCGTCCCTCGATAAGCCCCCCGCGCAGCGGGAAGCACCAACCATGTCAGCTGGGATCAGCCGGCGCGACCGCCGCCGTTGCCACCCTGGCCGCGGCCACGGCCGCCACCATTGCCGCCGCCACCACGACGCTGGCCCTGGCCGGCACCGGCGCCTGCACGCTGCTGGCCGTTGCCACCGCCCTCGCGACGGCCGCCACCGGCCTTTTTCGGGCCCGCATGCGCATGGCGCGGTGCATCACCGTGCGGACGGCGTGCATGGCTCTTGCGCGGTGCGCGCTCGCCGGTATCGTGCTCGGCCTTGCCCGGTGCACTGTTGCCCCAGCGGATCGGCACCTGCAACTCGAAGCCCGGCACATCACGGATGTCCATGTCGCGGCCCAGCAGGCGCACGATCGCGCGCAGCAGCTTCACTTCATCCTGCGCCACCAGCGAAATCGCCTGGCCTGTCGCGCCATTGCGGCCGGTACGACCGATGCGGTGCACGTAGTCCTCGGCCACCATCGGCAGGTCGAAGTTGATCACCTTCGGCAGCTCGTTGATGTCGATGCCACGCGCGGCGATATCGGTGGCCACCAGCACGGTCACGCGGCCGGCCTTGAAGTCGCCCAGCGCACGCAGGCGCTGGCCCTGGCTCTTGTTGCCATGGATCGCCGCGGTCTTGATGCCCGACTTTTCCAGGAACGTCGCCAGCTTGTCGCTGCCGTGCTTGGTGCGGGCGAATACCAGCGTCTGCTCGCGGCTGTCCTGCGCCAGCAGGTGCAGCAGCAGGTCACGCTTGCGGCCGGCATCGACCGGGTGCACGCGATGGGTGATGGTTTCGGCCACGGTGTTCTTCGGCGTCACCTGGATCTGTTCCGGGTTGCGCATGAACTCCAGCGCCAGCTGGCGGATGTTGTCCTCGAAGGTGGCCGAGAACAGCAGGGTCTGGCGGTTCTGCTTCGGCAGCTTGGCCAGGATGCGCTTGATCGACGGCAGGAAGCCCATGTCGAGCATGCGGTCGGCTTCGTCCAGCACCAGCAGTTCAATGCCGGACAGGTCGATGCTGCGACGCTCCAGGTGGTCGATCAGGCGGCCCGGGCAGGCCACCAGCAGGTCCACGCCACGGCGCAGGATGTCCAGCTGGTTGCCCATGCCGACGCCGCCGTAGATGCAGGCGCTGGGGATGCGCAGGTACTTGCTGTAGCCACGCAGGCTGTCGTGCACCTGGGTGGCCAGTTCGCGGGTCGGGGCCAGGATCAGCGCACGCGGCTTGCGCGGGCCGCTGCGCACTTCCTGCGAGGCGGTGCCCAGGTGCTGCAGCAATGGCAGGCCGAAGGCGGCGGTCTTGCCGGTACCGGTCTGTGCACCGGCCAGCAGGTCGCGACCGGCCAGCGCCAGCGGGATCGCCTGCTGCTGGATCGGGGTCGGGTTTTCGTAGCCCTGCTCGGCAAGCGCACGCAGCAGGAAGGGCGCCAGGCCCAGCGATTCAAAAGACATTGAGGTTGCTCCAAGTACAAGAAACGCCTGTCCGAACGGACAGACGGGGGCAGATCAAACTGATCGGCTGACTCGGAGCGTTCCCGTGAACCGCGCTGCGAGAAGTTGGGTGCAGCCGGCGCGGAGCGCAGGCTGGAATGCGTGACGAACGGTGTCGGAGTGGGGGCGGGCGACGGGGCGGACCCCGGACGCCGGCGATCCCGAAGGGAAACGGACGGCCGCTGCAGACCCGCCTAGTCTAACCGATGGCTGAGACCTTACGCAAAAATCCCCGTTCAGGTAGGGGGCTCTCTGCAGGGCTGCGCCCTGCACCCGCAGAGGCCGAAGCAACGTCAACGTCAACGTCAAAAGCGGGTTTTCTGAGGGATGGCGGGGTGGGTCCGGTGGCGGGAGACGCCGTAAACCCGTCCATGGGGGCTTGGCCGCGGCATCCATGCCGCGGACACTCCCGCCACCGGACCCATCCCGCCTTCGACAGTTTCCCGCGATCTGCGGTAGATCCACGCCGTGCGTGGATGCTCTTCGTTCAATTGTCGAAATATTCGATTTCAATGGAGATTCATCCACGCATGGCGTGGATCTACTGGCCACCGGCCTACTGTCGAAGGCGGGGCACTGTGGGTTTGCGGGGTGTGAGCGGCATGGATGCCGCGACCAAGCCCCCAGGGACGGGTTTACGGCGTCCCCGCAAACCCACAGTGTCCCGCCATCCCACGGAATGCCCGTTGTTGCTGTTGCTTCGGCCGTTGCCTTGGCTTGAAGCAGGTGCAGGGTGCAACCCTGCCGAACCCCCCATTACGGTAGGGTGGGCCGATGCCGCGCTGCAGCTTGGCGTCGCCGCAGATTTGATTACACTTGAAACTTGTTTGCCCACGACTCCGGACACCCACCCATGAAGCTTGGTTCTTTGAAGGAAGGCGGCCGCGACGGCACCCTGATCGTCGTCTCGCGTGACCTGCGCCACGGCGTGCGCGCCACCGGCATTGCCGCCACCCTGCAGCAGGCCCTGGAGGACTGGAGCCACATCGC
This genomic window from Stenotrophomonas maltophilia contains:
- a CDS encoding DEAD/DEAH box helicase, with the protein product MSFESLGLAPFLLRALAEQGYENPTPIQQQAIPLALAGRDLLAGAQTGTGKTAAFGLPLLQHLGTASQEVRSGPRKPRALILAPTRELATQVHDSLRGYSKYLRIPSACIYGGVGMGNQLDILRRGVDLLVACPGRLIDHLERRSIDLSGIELLVLDEADRMLDMGFLPSIKRILAKLPKQNRQTLLFSATFEDNIRQLALEFMRNPEQIQVTPKNTVAETITHRVHPVDAGRKRDLLLHLLAQDSREQTLVFARTKHGSDKLATFLEKSGIKTAAIHGNKSQGQRLRALGDFKAGRVTVLVATDIAARGIDINELPKVINFDLPMVAEDYVHRIGRTGRNGATGQAISLVAQDEVKLLRAIVRLLGRDMDIRDVPGFELQVPIRWGNSAPGKAEHDTGERAPRKSHARRPHGDAPRHAHAGPKKAGGGRREGGGNGQQRAGAGAGQGQRRGGGGNGGGRGRGQGGNGGGRAG